From one Angustibacter luteus genomic stretch:
- a CDS encoding ABC-F family ATP-binding cassette domain-containing protein: protein MAAGPVNLVNLERARLAFATRVILDDVSLGVAAGDRIGVVGRNGGGKSTLLRVLAGLQAVDDGRVTQTGGLTVAVLGQDDELDPDSTVRACVVGDLDDHEWAGDARVRDVVSGLLGGLGAEAVGGLDAVVGPMSGGERRRIALAKHLVADPDLLLLDEPTNHLDVEGVAWLARHLSARRPSSALVAITHDRWFLDAMATTTWEVHDGTVDAYDGGYAAYVLARAERSRVAATTEERRQNLLRKELAWLRRGPPARTSKPKFRIDAANALVADVPPPRDDVELLRFATRRLGKDVIDLHGVRVQLGERVLLDDLTWLIGPGDRIGVVGVNGSGKSTLLRVLSGDVAPTAGKVKTGRTVKLAFLSQEVRELEALAELRVVDAVADVRETTHLGEREVTASQLAERLGFTGQRQQSLVKELSGGERRRLQLLRLLMDEPNVLLLDEPTNDLDVDTLTALEDLLDGWAGTLIVVSHDRYALERMCDRQVALLGDGHLRDLPGGVEEYLHLRASGPPARARSVASERNAPTAAIPSDVRVHTAEEQRVARKEMARLERQVERIERQVALLHAEMAAQATDHVAVGELDERLRGLLAEREDVESRWLEAADVGG from the coding sequence ATGGCAGCCGGACCGGTCAACCTCGTCAACCTCGAACGCGCTCGCCTGGCGTTCGCCACCCGGGTGATCCTGGACGACGTCTCGCTGGGCGTCGCGGCCGGGGACCGGATCGGGGTGGTCGGCCGCAACGGAGGCGGCAAGTCGACGCTGCTGCGGGTGCTCGCCGGCCTGCAGGCGGTGGACGACGGCCGGGTCACCCAGACCGGTGGCCTCACCGTGGCGGTGCTCGGCCAGGACGACGAGCTGGACCCGGACTCGACCGTCCGCGCGTGCGTCGTCGGCGACCTGGACGACCACGAGTGGGCCGGCGACGCCCGGGTACGGGACGTGGTGAGCGGACTGCTCGGCGGCCTGGGGGCCGAGGCGGTCGGCGGCCTGGATGCGGTGGTCGGACCCATGTCCGGTGGCGAGCGCCGCCGGATCGCGCTGGCCAAGCACCTGGTGGCCGACCCCGACCTGCTGCTGCTGGACGAGCCGACCAACCACCTGGACGTCGAGGGGGTGGCGTGGCTGGCCCGGCACCTGTCGGCCCGGCGACCGTCGTCCGCGCTGGTCGCCATCACCCACGACCGGTGGTTCCTGGATGCGATGGCCACCACCACGTGGGAGGTGCACGACGGCACCGTCGACGCCTACGACGGCGGCTACGCGGCGTACGTGCTGGCTCGGGCCGAGCGGTCCCGGGTCGCCGCCACGACGGAGGAGCGGCGGCAGAACCTGCTGCGCAAGGAGCTCGCCTGGCTGCGCCGCGGGCCGCCAGCCCGGACCAGCAAGCCCAAGTTCCGGATCGACGCCGCCAACGCGCTGGTCGCCGACGTCCCGCCGCCGCGCGACGACGTGGAGCTGTTGCGCTTCGCCACCCGCCGCCTGGGCAAGGACGTCATCGACCTGCACGGCGTCCGGGTCCAGCTGGGCGAGCGGGTGCTGCTGGACGACCTCACCTGGCTGATCGGGCCCGGCGACCGGATCGGTGTCGTCGGGGTCAACGGCTCGGGCAAGTCGACCCTGCTGCGGGTGCTGTCCGGGGACGTCGCGCCCACCGCAGGCAAGGTGAAGACCGGGCGGACCGTCAAGCTGGCGTTCCTCAGCCAGGAGGTCCGCGAGCTCGAGGCGCTCGCCGAGCTGCGCGTGGTGGACGCGGTCGCCGACGTCCGCGAGACGACGCACCTGGGGGAGCGCGAGGTCACGGCGTCCCAGCTGGCCGAGCGGCTCGGCTTCACCGGACAGCGCCAGCAGTCGCTGGTCAAGGAGCTGTCCGGCGGCGAGCGACGCCGGCTGCAGCTGCTGCGGCTGCTGATGGACGAGCCGAACGTGCTGCTGCTGGACGAGCCGACCAATGACCTGGACGTCGACACCCTGACCGCGTTGGAGGACCTGCTGGACGGTTGGGCGGGCACCCTGATCGTGGTCTCGCACGACCGGTACGCCCTCGAGCGGATGTGCGACCGGCAGGTGGCGCTGCTCGGTGACGGCCACCTGCGGGACCTGCCCGGCGGCGTCGAGGAGTACCTGCACCTGCGCGCGAGCGGCCCGCCCGCGCGGGCCAGGTCCGTTGCGTCCGAACGGAATGCACCTACTGCGGCGATCCCGTCGGACGTCCGGGTGCACACCGCCGAGGAGCAGCGCGTGGCCCGCAAGGAGATGGCCCGCCTGGAACGGCAGGTGGAGCGGATCGAGCGCCAGGTCGCGCTGCTGCACGCCGAGATGGCGGCGCAGGCCACCGACCACGTCGCCGTCGGCGAGCTGGACGAGCGACTGCGCGGCCTGCTCGCCGAACGCGAGGACGTCGAGTCCCGCTGGCTGGAGGCGGCTGACGTCGGCGGCTGA
- a CDS encoding 2-phosphosulfolactate phosphatase — protein sequence MTTTARIDVEWGVSGARRFTEGAERADVVVVVDVLSFSTSVTVALERGARVWPHPGGEQAHELARSLEALLAGTRSHTSGPSLSPASLLDLPEGTRLVLPSPNGSSISHVLMSSPALVLVGCLRNASAVAQRVAHEVRERSLAGSAPLRVAVVPAGERWGDGSLRVAYEDHVGAGAVIAGLRTAAPGIELSPEAAVAALAFEHRQPLAGTPSGRELIERGFAQDVELAGQLDASDVVPVLRQGSFTPAAVEHAKPV from the coding sequence GTGACGACCACCGCGCGGATCGACGTCGAGTGGGGCGTCTCGGGCGCTCGCCGGTTCACCGAGGGCGCCGAGCGTGCCGACGTGGTGGTCGTGGTCGACGTCCTGTCGTTCTCCACCTCGGTCACCGTCGCGCTGGAGCGCGGCGCGCGGGTGTGGCCGCACCCCGGTGGGGAGCAGGCGCACGAGCTGGCCCGCTCGCTGGAGGCGCTGCTGGCCGGGACCCGCTCGCACACCTCCGGCCCGTCGCTGTCACCGGCGTCGCTGCTGGACCTGCCCGAAGGCACCCGTCTCGTGCTCCCGTCGCCGAACGGGTCCTCGATCTCGCACGTGCTGATGAGCTCGCCGGCGCTCGTCCTGGTCGGCTGCCTGCGCAACGCGTCGGCCGTCGCGCAGCGGGTGGCCCACGAGGTGCGGGAGCGCTCGCTGGCCGGGTCCGCCCCGCTGCGGGTCGCGGTCGTGCCGGCCGGTGAGCGCTGGGGCGACGGCTCGCTGCGGGTCGCCTACGAGGACCACGTCGGCGCGGGTGCGGTGATCGCCGGGCTGCGGACGGCGGCGCCGGGCATCGAGCTGTCGCCCGAGGCTGCGGTCGCCGCGCTGGCGTTCGAGCACCGTCAGCCGTTGGCGGGCACGCCGTCCGGTCGCGAGCTGATCGAGCGCGGCTTCGCGCAGGACGTCGAGCTCGCCGGTCAGCTGGACGCCTCGGACGTCGTCCCGGTGCTGCGCCAGGGCTCGTTCACCCCGGCGGCCGTCGAGCACGCGAAGCCGGTCTAG
- a CDS encoding ubiquitin-like domain-containing protein: MTLAGVVASTVAFASFDKSVDLVVDGRHQNVHAFGDSVQDVLSSEGVRVGGHDIVSPAPNAKIKDGTQVVVRYGRQLTVTIDGRDRQYWTTALNVDEALAQLGLRADSARLSVSRSLPLGRQGLSMDLDTRKDVALVVGGKADQHITYASTVGELLDEAAVQPRTLDKLSAPLSTPLVDGATVKLDRVTQKQVARTAALRFGTTSTKSATLDKGTTKVTTKGKPGRAKVTYLITYVNGKASATKLVSRTILAKPVQQVQQVGTKKPTGGAIPAGSGGGLNWAALAQCESGGNPRAVNPAGYYGLYQFSLSTWHSVGGAGNPIDASASEQTARAQALYARGGSGQWGCGSHLYD; encoded by the coding sequence TTGACCCTTGCTGGTGTCGTCGCCAGCACGGTCGCCTTTGCCAGCTTCGACAAGAGCGTCGACCTCGTGGTCGACGGGCGGCACCAGAACGTGCACGCCTTCGGGGACTCGGTGCAGGACGTGCTCAGCAGTGAGGGCGTGCGGGTCGGCGGGCACGACATCGTGTCGCCGGCGCCGAACGCGAAGATCAAGGACGGCACCCAGGTGGTGGTCCGCTACGGCCGCCAGCTGACCGTGACCATCGACGGCCGCGACCGCCAGTACTGGACGACGGCGCTGAACGTCGACGAGGCGCTGGCCCAGCTCGGCCTGCGCGCCGACTCGGCCCGCCTGTCCGTCTCGCGCTCCCTCCCGCTCGGCCGGCAGGGCCTGAGCATGGACCTCGACACCCGCAAGGACGTCGCGCTGGTCGTCGGCGGCAAGGCCGACCAGCACATCACCTACGCCAGCACGGTCGGTGAGCTGCTGGACGAGGCCGCCGTGCAGCCGCGCACGCTGGACAAGCTCTCCGCCCCGCTGAGCACCCCGCTGGTCGACGGCGCCACCGTCAAGCTGGACCGGGTGACCCAGAAGCAGGTCGCCCGCACTGCCGCCCTGAGGTTCGGCACCACGTCCACGAAGTCGGCGACCCTGGACAAGGGCACCACCAAGGTCACCACGAAGGGCAAGCCCGGCAGGGCCAAGGTGACGTACCTGATCACCTACGTGAACGGCAAGGCCAGCGCCACCAAGCTCGTCTCGCGCACGATCCTCGCCAAGCCGGTCCAGCAGGTCCAGCAGGTCGGCACGAAGAAGCCCACCGGTGGCGCGATCCCGGCCGGCAGCGGCGGCGGCCTGAACTGGGCCGCGCTGGCGCAGTGCGAGTCCGGCGGCAACCCGCGTGCGGTGAACCCCGCCGGCTACTACGGCCTCTACCAGTTCTCCCTGAGCACCTGGCACAGCGTCGGTGGCGCGGGCAACCCGATCGACGCCTCGGCGTCCGAGCAGACCGCCCGCGCGCAGGCGCTGTACGCCCGCGGTGGTTCCGGCCAGTGGGGCTGCGGCAGCCACCTGTACGACTGA
- a CDS encoding 4-(cytidine 5'-diphospho)-2-C-methyl-D-erythritol kinase has product MSGDRTDSVSVRAPAKINLDLSVGALGDDGFHPVSTVYHAVSVFDDVTVTPTGGGLELEVTGEHTDGVPLTPDNLVLRAAQLVARRGGVQAGARILLHKGIPVAAGMAGGSADAAAALVACDAAWRTGLDRAELLELAAQLGADVAFALVGGTAIGAGRGEQITPALARGQYHWVLALSEDGLSTPAVYAEFDRLTAGRALAEPRVGDEVMQALRSGDCVALGKALRNDLQPAAFSLRPDLSDLLEVGLEYGALGGVVSGSGPTLAFLVRDHEHALDLSVALTASGACEVVKRAHGPVHGARVGDLPRLT; this is encoded by the coding sequence ATGTCAGGTGACCGGACGGACAGCGTCAGCGTGCGCGCTCCGGCCAAGATCAACCTCGACCTGTCGGTCGGGGCACTGGGTGACGACGGCTTCCACCCGGTCAGCACCGTCTACCACGCGGTCAGCGTCTTCGACGACGTCACGGTGACGCCGACCGGCGGCGGGCTCGAGCTCGAGGTCACCGGCGAGCACACGGACGGCGTCCCGCTGACGCCTGACAACCTCGTGCTGCGCGCAGCCCAGCTGGTTGCCCGCCGCGGCGGCGTGCAGGCCGGCGCCCGCATCCTGCTGCACAAGGGGATCCCGGTGGCCGCGGGCATGGCCGGTGGCTCGGCGGACGCCGCCGCCGCGCTGGTCGCCTGCGACGCTGCCTGGCGCACCGGCCTGGACCGCGCCGAGCTGCTCGAGCTCGCCGCCCAGCTCGGCGCCGACGTCGCGTTCGCGCTGGTCGGTGGCACCGCGATCGGGGCCGGCCGCGGCGAGCAGATCACCCCCGCCCTGGCCCGCGGCCAGTACCACTGGGTGCTCGCGCTCAGCGAGGACGGCCTGTCCACCCCCGCGGTGTACGCCGAGTTCGACCGGCTCACCGCGGGACGCGCCCTGGCCGAGCCCCGGGTCGGCGACGAGGTGATGCAGGCGCTGCGCAGCGGGGACTGCGTGGCCCTCGGCAAGGCGCTGCGCAACGACCTGCAGCCCGCGGCGTTCTCGCTGCGGCCGGACCTGTCGGACCTCCTCGAGGTGGGCCTGGAGTACGGCGCCCTCGGCGGCGTCGTCAGCGGCTCCGGCCCCACCCTGGCCTTCCTGGTCCGCGACCACGAGCACGCCCTGGACCTGTCGGTGGCGCTCACGGCCTCGGGCGCCTGCGAGGTCGTCAAGCGCGCGCACGGCCCGGTGCACGGCGCCCGGGTGGGCGACCTGCCCCGGCTGACCTGA
- the rsmA gene encoding 16S rRNA (adenine(1518)-N(6)/adenine(1519)-N(6))-dimethyltransferase RsmA: protein MAGELDLRPTKQRGQNFVTDGNTVRRIVKAAQLVPDDVVVEVGPGLGSLTLGLLDVVSRVVALEIDPLLAGRLPQTVRERRPDVADRLEVVTADALQVDGVPGPAPTALVANLPYNVSVPVLLHLLERLPTLRSVLVMVQAEVAERLAAGPGSKIYGVPSVKAAWYGEVTRAGDVGRSVFWPVPNVDSGLVRLVRRPPPPSTAGRAAVFAAVDAAFAQRRKTLRAALATWAGSPAAAEELLRAAGIDPRTRGEQLGIEAFVALAGARASATLT from the coding sequence TTGGCGGGTGAGCTGGATCTGCGGCCGACGAAGCAGCGGGGGCAGAACTTCGTCACGGACGGCAACACCGTGCGGCGCATCGTCAAGGCTGCCCAGCTGGTGCCCGACGACGTCGTGGTCGAGGTCGGCCCGGGCCTCGGCTCGCTGACGCTCGGGCTGCTGGACGTCGTGAGCCGGGTCGTCGCGCTCGAGATCGACCCGCTGCTGGCCGGGCGACTGCCGCAGACGGTGCGCGAGCGCCGGCCGGACGTCGCCGACCGGCTCGAGGTGGTCACCGCGGACGCGCTGCAGGTGGACGGCGTCCCGGGCCCGGCGCCGACCGCACTGGTCGCGAACCTGCCCTACAACGTCTCCGTGCCCGTGCTGCTGCACCTGCTCGAGCGGCTGCCCACGCTGCGCAGCGTGCTGGTCATGGTGCAGGCCGAGGTCGCCGAACGGCTCGCCGCCGGACCCGGCTCGAAGATCTACGGGGTGCCCAGCGTCAAGGCCGCCTGGTACGGCGAGGTGACCCGGGCAGGCGACGTCGGCCGGTCCGTGTTCTGGCCGGTGCCGAACGTCGACTCCGGGCTGGTCCGGCTGGTGCGCCGCCCGCCCCCGCCGTCCACCGCCGGCCGCGCAGCGGTCTTCGCCGCCGTCGACGCCGCCTTCGCCCAACGCCGCAAGACCCTGCGGGCCGCGCTCGCGACCTGGGCGGGCAGCCCCGCGGCGGCCGAGGAGCTGCTGCGCGCGGCGGGCATCGACCCGCGCACCCGCGGCGAGCAGCTGGGCATCGAGGCGTTCGTGGCGCTCGCCGGTGCGCGGGCGTCCGCCACTCTCACCTAG
- a CDS encoding MarR family transcriptional regulator encodes MTSVSTPGPGDEVDRIVAAWQRERPDLDVEPLEVLSRVSRLARHLDRARSAAFAEHDLESWEFDVLSALRRAGAPYELSPGQLVTQTLVTSGTMTNRVDRLTARGLVQRLPDPRDRRGVIVRLTPAGRATVDDAFAGLLAREHDLLAELDATDRQELAGLLRRLVLPFDSR; translated from the coding sequence ATGACGAGCGTGAGCACCCCCGGGCCCGGCGACGAGGTCGACCGCATCGTCGCCGCCTGGCAGCGCGAGCGCCCGGACCTGGACGTCGAGCCGCTCGAGGTGCTGTCCCGCGTCTCGCGCCTGGCCCGGCACCTGGACCGCGCCCGCAGCGCCGCCTTCGCCGAGCACGACCTCGAGAGCTGGGAGTTCGACGTGCTGTCGGCGCTGCGCCGAGCCGGTGCGCCGTACGAGCTGTCCCCCGGCCAGCTGGTCACCCAGACCCTGGTGACCAGCGGCACCATGACCAACCGGGTGGACCGGCTCACCGCCCGCGGGCTGGTGCAGCGCCTACCGGACCCGCGGGACCGGCGCGGCGTGATCGTCCGGCTGACCCCGGCCGGCCGGGCCACCGTGGACGACGCGTTCGCCGGGCTGCTGGCCCGCGAGCACGACCTGCTGGCCGAGCTCGACGCCACGGATCGCCAGGAGCTCGCGGGGCTGCTCCGCCGGCTCGTGCTCCCCTTCGACTCCCGCTGA
- a CDS encoding trans-aconitate 2-methyltransferase yields the protein MVSWDPSVYARFASERSRPFADLLARVGAGAPRRVVDLGCGPGDLTASLARRWPAAEVLGVDSSPEMLSRAQDQVGRADVAGRLRFELGDVADWQPEHPVDVLVTNATLQWVPGHLQLLRQWVSGLAPGGWLALQVPGNFDSPSHTLMREVAAQPQFAAHVEGALRHGEAVGQPTTYAALLADAGCAVDAWETTYVHVLDPAGEFGDDAVLAWVSGTGLRPVMDALQEQPELRQAFLDEYAGRLRAAYPRRPWGTALPFRRVFCVARRAEPPTGGAA from the coding sequence ATGGTCAGCTGGGACCCGTCGGTCTACGCGCGGTTCGCCTCCGAGCGGTCGCGGCCGTTCGCCGACCTGCTCGCCCGGGTCGGAGCCGGCGCGCCGCGCCGGGTGGTCGACCTGGGCTGCGGTCCCGGTGACCTGACCGCCTCGCTCGCCCGGCGCTGGCCGGCCGCCGAGGTGCTCGGCGTCGACTCCTCGCCGGAGATGCTGTCCCGCGCGCAGGACCAGGTCGGGCGCGCGGACGTCGCGGGCCGGCTGCGGTTCGAGCTCGGGGACGTGGCCGACTGGCAGCCCGAGCACCCGGTGGACGTCCTGGTCACGAACGCGACGCTGCAGTGGGTCCCCGGTCACCTACAGCTGCTGAGGCAGTGGGTGTCCGGGCTCGCTCCGGGCGGCTGGCTCGCGCTCCAGGTGCCCGGCAACTTCGACTCGCCGTCGCACACCCTGATGCGTGAGGTCGCGGCCCAGCCGCAGTTCGCGGCCCACGTCGAGGGAGCGCTGCGGCACGGCGAGGCGGTCGGCCAGCCGACGACGTACGCCGCGCTGCTGGCCGACGCCGGGTGCGCCGTCGACGCCTGGGAGACCACGTACGTGCACGTGCTGGACCCGGCCGGCGAGTTCGGCGACGACGCGGTGCTGGCGTGGGTGAGCGGCACCGGCCTGCGTCCGGTGATGGACGCGCTGCAGGAGCAGCCCGAGCTGCGCCAGGCGTTCCTCGACGAGTACGCCGGGCGGCTGCGGGCGGCGTACCCGCGCCGTCCGTGGGGGACGGCGCTGCCGTTCCGGCGGGTGTTCTGCGTCGCCCGCCGCGCCGAGCCGCCGACGGGGGGTGCCGCATGA